The Rhinopithecus roxellana isolate Shanxi Qingling chromosome 14, ASM756505v1, whole genome shotgun sequence genome includes a window with the following:
- the SLC4A3 gene encoding anion exchange protein 3 isoform X7 has translation MWFPSAWPEGHRLEDNPGVRRHLVKKPSRTQGGRGSPSGLAPILRRKKKKKKLDRRPHEVFVELNELMLDRSQEPHWRETARWIKFEEDVEEETERWGKPHVASLSFRSLLELRRTIAHGAALLDLEQTTLPGIAHLVVETMIVSDQIRPEDRASVLRTLLLKHSHPNDDKDSGFFPRNPSSSSMNSVLGNHHPTPSHGPDGAVPTMADDLGEPAPLWPHDPDAKEKPLHMPGGDGHRGKSLKLLEKIPEDAEATVVLVGCVPFLEQPAAAFVRLNEAVLLESVLEVPVPVRFLFVMLGPSHTSTDYHELGRSIATLMSDKLFHEAAYQADDRQDLLSAISEFLDGSIVIPPSEVEGRDLLRSVAAFQRELLRKRREREQTKVEMTTRGGYTAPGKELSLELGGSETTPEDDPLLRTGSVFGGLVRDVRRRYPHYPSDLRDALHSQCVAAVLFIYFAALSPAITFGGLLGEKTEGLMGVSELIVSTAVLGVLFSLLGAQPLLVVGFSGPLLVFEEAFFKFCRAQDLEYLTGRVWVGLWLVVFVLALVAAEGSFLVRYISPFTQEIFAFLISLIFIYETFYKLYKVFTEHPLLPFYPPEGALEGSLDAGLEPNGSALPPTEGPPSPRNQPNTALLSLILMLGTFFIAFFLRKFRNSRFLGGKARRIIGDFGIPISILVMVLVDYSITDTYTQKLTVPTGLSVTSPDKRSWFIPPLGSARPFPPWMMVAAAVPALLVLILIFMETQITALIVSQKARRLLKGSGFHLDLLLIGSLGGLCGLFGLPWLTAATVRSVTHVNALTVMRTAIAPGDKPQIQEVREQRVTGVLIASLVGLSIVMGAVLRRIPLAVLFGIFLYMGVTSLSGIQLSQRLLLILMPAKHHPEQPYVTKVKTWRMHLFTCIQLGCIALLWVVKSTAASLAFPFLLLLTVPLRHCLLPRLFQDRELQALDSEDAEPNFDEDGQDEYNELHMPV, from the exons ATGTGGTTCCCTTCGGCATGGCCTGAAG GTCACCGACTGGAGGACAACCCTGGTGTGCGGCGACACTTAGTGAAAAAGCCATCCCGGACACAGGGCGGGAGGGGCAGTCCCAGTGGCCTGGCCCCCATCCTTcgcaggaagaagaagaagaaaaagctggACCGGAGGCCTCATGAG GTGTTCGTGGAGCTGAATGAGCTGATGCTGGACCGCAGCCAGGAGCCCCACTGGCGGGAGACAGCCCGCTGGATCAAGTTTGAGGAGGATGTGGAGGAGGAGACAGAGCGCTGGGGGAAGCCCCACGTTGCCTCGCTCTCCTTCCGTAGCCTTCTGGAGCTCAGGAGGACCATCGCCCATG GAGCTGCCCTCCTGGACCTGGAGCAAACCACCCTGCCAGGCATTGCACACCTCGTGGTGGAGACCATGATTGTGTCTGACCAGATCCGGCCGGAGGACAGGGCCAGCGTCCTACGTACCCTGCTACTGAAACACAG CCATCCCAACGATGACAAGGACAGTGGCTTCTTTCCCCGAAACCCATCGAGCTCCAGCATGAACTCGGTTCTGGGGAATCATCACCCAACCCCCAGCCATGGCCCTGATGGGGCGGTGCCTACCATGGCTGATGACCTGGGGGAGCCAGCTCCACTCTGGCCACATGACCCTGACGCCAAGGAG AAGCCCCTCCACATGCCTGGGGGAGACGGTCACCGGGGGAAAAGCCTGAAGCTGCTGGAGAAGATCCCTGAGGATGCTGAGGCCACTGTCGTGCTTGTGG GTTGTGTGCCTTTCTTGGAGCAGCCTGCAGCAGCCTTTGTGCGGCTGAATGAGGCTGTACTCCTGGAGTCTGTGCTTGAGGTCCCTGTCCCGGTCCGCTTCCTCTTCGTGATGCTGGGGCCCAGCCACACCAGCACTGACTATCACGAGCTTGGGCGCTCCATTGCCACCCTTATGTCTGACAAG CTGTTTCATGAGGCTGCCTACCAGGCAGACGACCGGCAAGACCTCCTGAGCGCCATCAGCGAGTTCCTGGATGGCAGCATTGTGATCCCCCCGTCCGAGGTAGAGGGCCGCGACCTGCTACGCTCCGTGGCTGCCTTCCAGCGAGAGCTGCTTAGGAAGCGGCGGGAGCGTGAACAGACCAAAGTTGAGATGACCACACGGGGTGGCTACACGGCCCCTGGGAAAG AACTGTCTTTGGAGTTGGGGGGCTCCGAGACGACCCCTGAAGATGACCCCTTGCTGCGGACGGGCTCCGTATTTGGGGGGCTTGTGCGGGATGTGAGGCGCCGGTACCCGCACTACCCCAGTGACCTGCGAGATGCGCTGCACTCCCAGTGTGTGGCCGCTGTGCTCTTCATCTACTTCGCAGCCCTCAGCCCTGCTATCACCTTCGGGGGGCTGCTGG GAGAGAAGACCGAGGGGCTGATGGGCGTGTCGGAGCTGATCGTGTCCACCGCTGTGCTCGGCGTCCTCTTCTCTCTGCTGGGGGCTCAGCCCCTGCTCGTGGTCGGCTTCTCTGGGCCGCTGCTCGTGTTTGAGGAAGCCTTCTTCAAG TTCTGCCGAGCCCAGGACCTGGAGTACCTCACTGGCCGGGTGTGGGTCGGCCTCTGGCTGGTGGTCTTCGTCCTTGCCCTAGTGGCCGCCGAAGGCAGCTTCCTGGTCCGCTACATCTCGCCTTTCACGCAGGAGATCTTTGCCTTCCTCATCTCACTCATTTTCATCTATGAGACCTTCTACAAGCTCTACAAG GTGTTCACAGAGCACCCACTGCTGCCATTCTACCCCCCCGAGGGGGCCCTGGAGGGGTCCCTGGATGCTGGTCTGGAGCCGAATGGCAGTGCCCTGCCCCCCACCGAGGGCCCACCCAGCCCGAGGAACCAGCCCAATACGGCACTGCTGTCACTCATCCTCATGCTCGGGACCTTCTTCATCGCCTTCTTCCTGCGCAAGTTCAGGAACAGCCGCTTCCTGGGGGGCAAG GCTCGCCGCATCATCGGGGACTTTGGCATCCCTATCTCCATCCTGGTGATGGTCCTGGTGGATTACTCCATCACAGACACCTACACGCAG AAGCTGACTGTGCCCACAGGGCTCTCAGTGACCTCTCCCGATAAGCGCTCATGGTTCATCCCACCCCTGGGCAGTGCCCGTCCTTTCCCGCCCTGGATGATGGTGGCAGCCGCTGTCCCCGCCCTCCTCGTCCTCATCCTGATCTTCATGGAGACACAGATCACGGC GCTTATCGTCAGCCAGAAGGCGCGGAGGCTGCTCAAGGGCTCTGGTTTCCACCTGGACCTGCTCCTCATTGGCTCCCTTGGGGGGCTCTGTGGGCTGTTTGGGTTGCCCTGGCTCACGGCTGCCACGgtccgctctgtcacccatgtcAATGCGTTGACAGTGATGCGTACTGCCATCGCGCCTGGTGACAAGCCCCAGATCCAGGAGGTGCGGGAGCAGCGGGTCACTGGTGTGCTCATCGCCAGCCTCGTGG gctTGTCCATCGTCATGGGGGCTGTGCTGCGTCGGATCCCGTTGGCTGTGCTCTTTGGGATCTTCCTGTACATGGGGGTCACGTCCCTGTCTGGTATCCAGCTGTCCCAGCGTCTGTTGCTCATCCTCATGCCGGCAAAGCACCATCCTGAGCAGCCCTATGTGACCAAG GTGAAGACGTGGCGGATGCACCTGTTCACCTGCATCCAGCTGGGCTGCATTGCACTGCTCTGGGTGGTCAAGTCCACGGCGGCCTCACTCGCCTTTCCCTTCCTGCTGCTGCTCACGGTGCCTCTGAGGCATTGCCTTCTGCCCCGGCTCTTCCAGGACAGGGAGCTGCAGGCG CTGGACTCGGAAGATGCTGAACCAAACTTCGATGAGGATGGCCAGGATGAGTACAATGAGCTGCACATGCCAGTGTGA
- the SLC4A3 gene encoding anion exchange protein 3 isoform X8, whose protein sequence is MLDRSQEPHWRETARWIKFEEDVEEETERWGKPHVASLSFRSLLELRRTIAHGAALLDLEQTTLPGIAHLVVETMIVSDQIRPEDRASVLRTLLLKHSHPNDDKDSGFFPRNPSSSSMNSVLGNHHPTPSHGPDGAVPTMADDLGEPAPLWPHDPDAKEKPLHMPGGDGHRGKSLKLLEKIPEDAEATVVLVGCVPFLEQPAAAFVRLNEAVLLESVLEVPVPVRFLFVMLGPSHTSTDYHELGRSIATLMSDKLFHEAAYQADDRQDLLSAISEFLDGSIVIPPSEVEGRDLLRSVAAFQRELLRKRREREQTKVEMTTRGGYTAPGKELSLELGGSETTPEDDPLLRTGSVFGGLVRDVRRRYPHYPSDLRDALHSQCVAAVLFIYFAALSPAITFGGLLGEKTEGLMGVSELIVSTAVLGVLFSLLGAQPLLVVGFSGPLLVFEEAFFKFCRAQDLEYLTGRVWVGLWLVVFVLALVAAEGSFLVRYISPFTQEIFAFLISLIFIYETFYKLYKVFTEHPLLPFYPPEGALEGSLDAGLEPNGSALPPTEGPPSPRNQPNTALLSLILMLGTFFIAFFLRKFRNSRFLGGKARRIIGDFGIPISILVMVLVDYSITDTYTQKLTVPTGLSVTSPDKRSWFIPPLGSARPFPPWMMVAAAVPALLVLILIFMETQITALIVSQKARRLLKGSGFHLDLLLIGSLGGLCGLFGLPWLTAATVRSVTHVNALTVMRTAIAPGDKPQIQEVREQRVTGVLIASLVGLSIVMGAVLRRIPLAVLFGIFLYMGVTSLSGIQLSQRLLLILMPAKHHPEQPYVTKVKTWRMHLFTCIQLGCIALLWVVKSTAASLAFPFLLLLTVPLRHCLLPRLFQDRELQALDSEDAEPNFDEDGQDEYNELHMPV, encoded by the exons ATGCTGGACCGCAGCCAGGAGCCCCACTGGCGGGAGACAGCCCGCTGGATCAAGTTTGAGGAGGATGTGGAGGAGGAGACAGAGCGCTGGGGGAAGCCCCACGTTGCCTCGCTCTCCTTCCGTAGCCTTCTGGAGCTCAGGAGGACCATCGCCCATG GAGCTGCCCTCCTGGACCTGGAGCAAACCACCCTGCCAGGCATTGCACACCTCGTGGTGGAGACCATGATTGTGTCTGACCAGATCCGGCCGGAGGACAGGGCCAGCGTCCTACGTACCCTGCTACTGAAACACAG CCATCCCAACGATGACAAGGACAGTGGCTTCTTTCCCCGAAACCCATCGAGCTCCAGCATGAACTCGGTTCTGGGGAATCATCACCCAACCCCCAGCCATGGCCCTGATGGGGCGGTGCCTACCATGGCTGATGACCTGGGGGAGCCAGCTCCACTCTGGCCACATGACCCTGACGCCAAGGAG AAGCCCCTCCACATGCCTGGGGGAGACGGTCACCGGGGGAAAAGCCTGAAGCTGCTGGAGAAGATCCCTGAGGATGCTGAGGCCACTGTCGTGCTTGTGG GTTGTGTGCCTTTCTTGGAGCAGCCTGCAGCAGCCTTTGTGCGGCTGAATGAGGCTGTACTCCTGGAGTCTGTGCTTGAGGTCCCTGTCCCGGTCCGCTTCCTCTTCGTGATGCTGGGGCCCAGCCACACCAGCACTGACTATCACGAGCTTGGGCGCTCCATTGCCACCCTTATGTCTGACAAG CTGTTTCATGAGGCTGCCTACCAGGCAGACGACCGGCAAGACCTCCTGAGCGCCATCAGCGAGTTCCTGGATGGCAGCATTGTGATCCCCCCGTCCGAGGTAGAGGGCCGCGACCTGCTACGCTCCGTGGCTGCCTTCCAGCGAGAGCTGCTTAGGAAGCGGCGGGAGCGTGAACAGACCAAAGTTGAGATGACCACACGGGGTGGCTACACGGCCCCTGGGAAAG AACTGTCTTTGGAGTTGGGGGGCTCCGAGACGACCCCTGAAGATGACCCCTTGCTGCGGACGGGCTCCGTATTTGGGGGGCTTGTGCGGGATGTGAGGCGCCGGTACCCGCACTACCCCAGTGACCTGCGAGATGCGCTGCACTCCCAGTGTGTGGCCGCTGTGCTCTTCATCTACTTCGCAGCCCTCAGCCCTGCTATCACCTTCGGGGGGCTGCTGG GAGAGAAGACCGAGGGGCTGATGGGCGTGTCGGAGCTGATCGTGTCCACCGCTGTGCTCGGCGTCCTCTTCTCTCTGCTGGGGGCTCAGCCCCTGCTCGTGGTCGGCTTCTCTGGGCCGCTGCTCGTGTTTGAGGAAGCCTTCTTCAAG TTCTGCCGAGCCCAGGACCTGGAGTACCTCACTGGCCGGGTGTGGGTCGGCCTCTGGCTGGTGGTCTTCGTCCTTGCCCTAGTGGCCGCCGAAGGCAGCTTCCTGGTCCGCTACATCTCGCCTTTCACGCAGGAGATCTTTGCCTTCCTCATCTCACTCATTTTCATCTATGAGACCTTCTACAAGCTCTACAAG GTGTTCACAGAGCACCCACTGCTGCCATTCTACCCCCCCGAGGGGGCCCTGGAGGGGTCCCTGGATGCTGGTCTGGAGCCGAATGGCAGTGCCCTGCCCCCCACCGAGGGCCCACCCAGCCCGAGGAACCAGCCCAATACGGCACTGCTGTCACTCATCCTCATGCTCGGGACCTTCTTCATCGCCTTCTTCCTGCGCAAGTTCAGGAACAGCCGCTTCCTGGGGGGCAAG GCTCGCCGCATCATCGGGGACTTTGGCATCCCTATCTCCATCCTGGTGATGGTCCTGGTGGATTACTCCATCACAGACACCTACACGCAG AAGCTGACTGTGCCCACAGGGCTCTCAGTGACCTCTCCCGATAAGCGCTCATGGTTCATCCCACCCCTGGGCAGTGCCCGTCCTTTCCCGCCCTGGATGATGGTGGCAGCCGCTGTCCCCGCCCTCCTCGTCCTCATCCTGATCTTCATGGAGACACAGATCACGGC GCTTATCGTCAGCCAGAAGGCGCGGAGGCTGCTCAAGGGCTCTGGTTTCCACCTGGACCTGCTCCTCATTGGCTCCCTTGGGGGGCTCTGTGGGCTGTTTGGGTTGCCCTGGCTCACGGCTGCCACGgtccgctctgtcacccatgtcAATGCGTTGACAGTGATGCGTACTGCCATCGCGCCTGGTGACAAGCCCCAGATCCAGGAGGTGCGGGAGCAGCGGGTCACTGGTGTGCTCATCGCCAGCCTCGTGG gctTGTCCATCGTCATGGGGGCTGTGCTGCGTCGGATCCCGTTGGCTGTGCTCTTTGGGATCTTCCTGTACATGGGGGTCACGTCCCTGTCTGGTATCCAGCTGTCCCAGCGTCTGTTGCTCATCCTCATGCCGGCAAAGCACCATCCTGAGCAGCCCTATGTGACCAAG GTGAAGACGTGGCGGATGCACCTGTTCACCTGCATCCAGCTGGGCTGCATTGCACTGCTCTGGGTGGTCAAGTCCACGGCGGCCTCACTCGCCTTTCCCTTCCTGCTGCTGCTCACGGTGCCTCTGAGGCATTGCCTTCTGCCCCGGCTCTTCCAGGACAGGGAGCTGCAGGCG CTGGACTCGGAAGATGCTGAACCAAACTTCGATGAGGATGGCCAGGATGAGTACAATGAGCTGCACATGCCAGTGTGA